The genomic window TTATTTAAAAAAACAATTATTTGTTGTACTATTTATTTGATTAACCAAAACTAAAATTAAAAATGGAAATAACAAAATATTTTATCGATAAAATACAAAAATCATCGATAAAAAACAAAAATAGCATTATTTTGAAAGTTAAAAACTACAAATAAAAACTTATTCCCTTTTTGTTTGATCCTTTTGATTAAAAAATTAAAAAACTATTCAAAATTGTAATTAAATAATATTCTTACGTTGAGCTTTCCACCATCTTTCGGGAATTTCCTGATTGCAAGCGGCTAAATACTCTTCGTGTGAGCAGGGTAATAACGTGTTTTTCTTTAACTTATTATTAGTATTTGAAATAAATGGAATTTCTATCCACCATCTATCTGTTTTGTTGCTTTTATAGAAAATTAATTCTTCATCTTCCAGAGGGACAATATATTTAATATAATTTTCTCTACTTCCGAACGGATATTCAAAAGATCGGTAATGATAACCCTCTATAAAATACCAAATAATTTGTGCTATTAGAACGGATTCTTGACTTGAATTATTATGATTAAATATTCCTAAAAGCGAAACTTTATCACTAATTCCAGCATATCGCGACAAGGCACAAATTTCTTTCCCATTAAAACCATTAGGCGAAAACGGATAGTTATTTCCAGAATCTGATGATTTTACCGAAGTTAAATCAATACTTACCATATCGGCATCTCTAAAAACAGGCTCGGCTATGGCTATATTGTTTGAAATTTCGCCCAAACGATAGGCATCAAAGAATAACTTATCAATCAAGTCAATTTCTTCCTGTGAATTATAATAGGTTTGGTAACCAACATTACTGAAATTGAACAGATTATTGGGTTCGTCAATAATAATTTTAGTCAAATAAGAAGAAGATGAAACAGCAGCATCTTCTTTTCCAAAATCAAATTTATTATCTATTGATACGAGATTGACCATTTGTTCTAAATCGTCATAACCCCTATAAAGCGCATAAGTTAAATCTTGGGAACCTCCAATAACAATAGGAATAATTTTCTTTTTGATAAGGCTTGAAACTACTTTCTTTAACGCAAAATAAGTATCCGATATGGATTCTCCAGCGAAAATATTACCCAAATCGGCGATAGAAGCGTCCCAATTTCCTGGAAACAAACCATATAATTCTTTTCGAAGATGCACTAAATTAACTTCTTCCTTTTGATTACCATTGCCACGATTTTCTAAAACGCCAACAATAGCAATTTTAATTTTATTCAAATCTGGAAAATCTTCTTCAGTATGCAAAACTACTTTACTACCCAATTGTTGAGAAGAAAAACCCTTTATAACTCGAAGGATTTCGTTATCTAAAGGTTTAAGAAAATCAAATTCCATATCTTATTTCTTTTTCGCTACTGTTTTTTTTACGGCTGGCTTTTTTGCAGCAGTTGCTTTTTTGGCGGGTGCTTTCTTGGCTGGAGTTTTCTTGGCAATCATTTCTTGCGCTTCTTCCAAAGTTAAATTTACCGCATCGAAATCTTTGCCCAATTCTACTTTTATCTTCCCTTTAGTCAATTCAAATCTTCCCCATCTTGCTTTTTGAAGCAAAATTCCTTCGGCTTCCCAATTGTGGATTACCTTGTCGATGTTCTTTTGAATTTTATCTTCAATAATAGTTTCGATATCTTGTTGCGACAAATTATTGAAATTATATTTGGCACTCACATTGATAAACATGCCATTCCATTTCAAGAAAGGACCAAATCGTCCAGTTCCTTTTTGCACATCTTCGCCTTTATATACAGCAATTGGAGCATCAGCCAATAATTTTTCGTCTATTAATTCTTGAGCTCTTGCTAAATCTACGCTCAATGGCTCTTCGCCTTTTGGCAAAGAAACAAACAAAGTTCCAAATCGAATAAAAGGGCCATAACGACCATTAGAAACTTCGATTTCTTCCCCTTTGTAAGTTCCTAAATTTTTAGGTAATAAAAATAAATCCAAAACTTCCTCTAGAGTAATATTACCAATATTTTGTTCTTTCAACAAACTGGCAAATTTCTTGTCTTCGTCATCAGCAGCTCCTATTTGCGCCATGGGACCAAATTTTCCTAAACGAACCGAAACTGGTTTTCCTGAAACAGGATCAGTTCCAAGAATTCTTTCGCCACTTTCTCTATCGGCATTGGCTTCTACATCTTTTACGTTTGGATGAAATTGATCGTAGAACTCTTGCATCATTTTTGCCCATTCGATATTTCCTTCGGCAATTTCATCAAAATCTTGCTCGACTTTGGCGGTGAAATTATAATCCAAAATGTTTCCGAAATTTTTAACAAGGAAATCGGTAACAATTGTTCCAATATCGGTTGGGACTAATTTTCCTTTATCAGAACCTGTATTTTCTTTTAATATTTTATCTGAAACTTTTCCAGAACTTAAAGTCAATTGGGTGTAATTACGTTCTTGACCTTCTAAAGTTCCTTTCTCAACATAATTTCTGTTGATGATAGTAGAAATCGTTGGTGCATACGTTGACGGACGACCAATTCCTAATTCCTCTAATTTTTTCACCAAAGAAGCCTCGGTATAACGTGCTGGCGGACGTGAATATCTTTCAGTTGCTGTAATGTAATTATTTTGTAATTTTTCATTTACCTTCATAGCTGGCAACATTCCTTCTTGCTCCTCTTCGTCATCATCGTTTCCTTCTAAATAGACTTTCAAGAAACCTTCAAAAAGCAATACTTCACCCGAAGCCGAGAATATTTCGCCGTGATTATTGGCTTCAATTTTCACATTAGTACGTTCTAATTGTGCATCACTCATTTGCGAAGCCAAAGTTCTTTTCCAAATCAAATCATACAAACGAGCTTGATCTCTATCAATATCAACCGTATGA from Flavobacterium eburneipallidum includes these protein-coding regions:
- a CDS encoding formimidoylglutamase, which gives rise to MEFDFLKPLDNEILRVIKGFSSQQLGSKVVLHTEEDFPDLNKIKIAIVGVLENRGNGNQKEEVNLVHLRKELYGLFPGNWDASIADLGNIFAGESISDTYFALKKVVSSLIKKKIIPIVIGGSQDLTYALYRGYDDLEQMVNLVSIDNKFDFGKEDAAVSSSSYLTKIIIDEPNNLFNFSNVGYQTYYNSQEEIDLIDKLFFDAYRLGEISNNIAIAEPVFRDADMVSIDLTSVKSSDSGNNYPFSPNGFNGKEICALSRYAGISDKVSLLGIFNHNNSSQESVLIAQIIWYFIEGYHYRSFEYPFGSRENYIKYIVPLEDEELIFYKSNKTDRWWIEIPFISNTNNKLKKNTLLPCSHEEYLAACNQEIPERWWKAQRKNII
- the topA gene encoding type I DNA topoisomerase produces the protein MAKNLVIVESPAKAKTIEKFLGSEYQVESSYGHIADLPSKEIGVDVANGFKPKYEVSADKKALVTKLKGLAKKADMVWLASDEDREGEAISWHLSEELNLNSSKTKRIVFHEITKTAILKAIDNPREIDYNLVNAQQARRVLDRLVGYELSPVLWRKIKGGLSAGRVQSVSVRLIVEREREIQNFNAVATYSVVAEFTNEAGKSFKAKLPKNFNTKKEAEDFLNKNISSTYKVSDLETKPTKKSPTGPFTTSTLQQEAARKLYLPVGITMQLAQRLYEAGLITYMRTDSVNLSKEAMEAAEAEIIKSYGKEFSKPRTFTNKSKGAQEAHEAIRPTDMSRHTVDIDRDQARLYDLIWKRTLASQMSDAQLERTNVKIEANNHGEIFSASGEVLLFEGFLKVYLEGNDDDEEEQEGMLPAMKVNEKLQNNYITATERYSRPPARYTEASLVKKLEELGIGRPSTYAPTISTIINRNYVEKGTLEGQERNYTQLTLSSGKVSDKILKENTGSDKGKLVPTDIGTIVTDFLVKNFGNILDYNFTAKVEQDFDEIAEGNIEWAKMMQEFYDQFHPNVKDVEANADRESGERILGTDPVSGKPVSVRLGKFGPMAQIGAADDEDKKFASLLKEQNIGNITLEEVLDLFLLPKNLGTYKGEEIEVSNGRYGPFIRFGTLFVSLPKGEEPLSVDLARAQELIDEKLLADAPIAVYKGEDVQKGTGRFGPFLKWNGMFINVSAKYNFNNLSQQDIETIIEDKIQKNIDKVIHNWEAEGILLQKARWGRFELTKGKIKVELGKDFDAVNLTLEEAQEMIAKKTPAKKAPAKKATAAKKPAVKKTVAKKK